In Fusarium oxysporum Fo47 chromosome XI, complete sequence, the following are encoded in one genomic region:
- a CDS encoding copper amine oxidase, giving the protein MTAASPHPFDPLSPEEISRASRIVRPHFGGHDPNFRVITLLEPAKKEMITYLEKEHLNQPIDHAPTRHARVEASIKAETEGNHLFELIVDLDTDKVVKKQHVEGKHSYIDTDYMKAVEAACLANEEVQALIKTLDLPAGATVVVEPWAYATDGMNDMTHRVSMCWFYVRLLENPNANYYAYPLDVCAEVSESLRVMKVYRLPTTPDERANNEKRPFDRRRVHSVATSEYHPDLRPNPRTTTKPLHVTQPEGPSFHIEGNRLTWEKWELRVGFNYREGLTLHDVRYDGRSLFYRLSLAEMFVPYGDPRAPYPRKAAFDLGNDGAGINANNLQLGCDCLGTIKYFDAYHNTSSGEPLKLPNVVCCHEQDDGILWKHTNFRTNVPVVTRSRILVLQTIITVTNYEYIFAWHFSQDASIFYEVRATGILSTAPTSIDHKGTYPYGNIVAPGVLAPYHQHLFSLRIDPAIDGHANSLVVEESKPLPIDDPAVHNPFGVGYVTESQTVEEEGGFDLDFTKARTFKFVNENKINPITGTPVGFKLMPFYSQMLLAHPESFHAKRSEFAEHAVWVTRYEDNDHFPAGKYTMQSAGGDGLASVIARRRNTGVTHSVRNEDIVIWHTFGSTHNPRIEDWPVMPSEKMMVGLKPVNFFSGNPGLDVAPSTQEKNKSVLYTGEEKKDPGCCASKL; this is encoded by the exons CCCAACTTCCGTGTCATCACTCTTCTCGAGCCCGCCAAGAAGGAAATGATCACTTATCTCGAAAAAGAGCACCTCAATCAACCCATTGACCATGCGCCAACTCGCCATGCTCGGGTGGAGGCTTCCATCAAAGCCGAAACCGAAGGGAATCACCTTTTTGAGCTTATCGTCGATCTTGACACTGACAAAgttgtcaagaagcagcatGTTGAAGGGAAGCATTCTTACATCGACACTGATTACATGAaagctgttgaagctgctTGTCTCGCCAATGAAGAGGTCCAGGCTCTGATAAAGACTCTTGATCTCCCTGCAGGCGCGACTGTTGTCGTTGAACCGTGGGCTTATGCGACGGATGGAATGAACGATATGACTCATCGAGTCAGCATG TGCTGGTTCTATGTACGGCTGTTGGAGAACCCCAATGCGAACTATTACGCTTATCCTTTGGATGTATGCGCCGAGGTATCCGAGTCCCTTAGGGTCATGAAAGTTTACCGTctaccaacaacaccagACGAAAGAGCAAACAACGAGAAAAGGCCATTTGATCGCCGAAGAGTCCACTCTGTTGCCACTAGCGAATACCATCCCGACTTGCGACCAAACCCCAGGACTACTACCAAGCCACTACATGTAACTCAGCCCGAAGGTCCTTCATTCCATATCGAAGGCAATCGTCTGACCTGGGAGAAATGGGAGCTCCGAGTTGGCTTCAACTACCGAGAGGGTCTCACTCTCCATGACGTTCGATATGATGGACGAAGCCTGTTCTATCGCCTTTCGTTGGCTGAGATGTTCGTACCATACGGCGATCCACGAGCCCCATATCCACGAAAGGCTGCATTCGACCTTGGTAATGATGGCGCCGGTATCAATGCCAATAACCTCCAGCTTGGTTGTGATTGCCTTGGGACGATCAAGTACTTCGACGCTTATCACAATACGTCATCGGGCGAGCCTCTGAAGTTGCCCAATGTTGTCTGCTGTCACGAACAAGATGACGGAATTCTTTGGAAGCATACCAACTTCCGCACGAATGTTCCGGTCGTAACTCGTTCTCGAATTTTGGTCCTGCAGACTATAATAACTGTGACCAACTACGAGTATATCTTTGCCTGGCACTTTAGTCAAGATGCTTCCATCTTCTATGAGGTTCGGGCAACAGGTATTCTCTCCACTGCGCCAACCTCTATAGATCACAAGGGGACGTATCCTTATGGAAATATCGTGGCACCCGGAGTTCTCGCACCATATCATCAGCATCTTTTCAGTCTTCGCATTGACCCTGCAATTGACGGCCATGCCAACTCACTCGTGGTTGAAGAGTCCAAGCCACTTCCCATCGATGATCCAGCCGTTCATAATCCTTTCGGCGTAGGCTATGTGACCGAGAGTCAAACGGTCGAAGAGGAAGGAGGCTTTGATCTTGACTTTACGAAAGCGCGTACCTTTAAATTCGTCAACGAGAATAAGATCAACCCCATCACCGGTACGCCAGTCGGCTTCAAGCTTATGCCCTTCTATAGCCAGATGCTTCTCGCGCACCCTGAATCCTTCCATGCCAAGCGCTCGGAGTTTGCGGAGCATGCGGTGTGGGTGACCAGGTATGAAGACAACGATCATTTCCCTGCGGGTAAATACACGATGCAATCAGCCGGAGGCGACGGCTTGGCGTCTGTAATTGCGAGGCGCCGAAACACCGGAGTTACTCATTCCGTGAGGAATGAGGATATTGTCATTTGGCATACTTTCGGCTCCACTCATAACCCGCGTATTGAAGATTGGCCTGTTATGCCGAgtgagaagatgatggttggGTTGAAGCCGGtgaacttcttctctggaaATCCGGGGTTGGATGTTGCTCCTTCCACACAGGAGAAGAATAAAAGTGTCCTTTATACAggagaggaaaagaaagaccCTGGATGCTGTGCTTCAAAGCTGTAA